The Kogia breviceps isolate mKogBre1 chromosome 19, mKogBre1 haplotype 1, whole genome shotgun sequence genome contains the following window.
AACCTTGATacagctttttcttgtttttttttaaagaacatcatTGGGACAACTTATGAAAGTTGAATGGGAGCTAAGGATCATGTGGTAGGAACGCATGGTGTTACTCTTCTGACTCCGACAGTTGTGCTGTGTCGTGATGGTATGTGTTATGTTGTGGTTGTGTTGTATGTATTGTGTGCTTTTGTGGTTGCGTAGGACAATGTCTTTATTCCAAGGAAACAGACACTAAGCTATTTAGGGGTGATGGAGTGTTAGTTTTGCaaattactctcaaatggttcaggggAAAAGAATTCTTACTATCCTTGCAACTGTgaaacttttatttcaaaataaaaattatctttggCATTTGAAAATGTGTCTGGAGTGTAGTGATGGCCTTGGCTGAGTGTAGCAAGTGCTGCTGGGTTTAGATTTGGGTGAGGGTTGATGGAGGTAGGGAGATTTTTTAAGCTGTGGGTGTTTGGGAGAACACTCCCCAGAGGGACATCTGTGTGGCCTTGGCCATCACCCAGGGGCATCAGGCCCAGGGCTTGCAGGGACCAGTTCCAGGCCATCTGCCCCCAACCAGCCAGGAAGGGGCACGTTCCCCACCCCagggtttatttttagtttcctttccAAAACCCAGGATGGTGCTTCTGGCTGGCACCTTTGGGCTGTGGGTGAGGACGGTGGCCCCTTCTAAGGAGACAGGTTTCTGCGAACAAGGAAGCAGAAGCTGCACTGATGCCTGGCCCCACCTAGTGCCCCCAGTCTTCCCCCCTCCAgccagccccgccccccccatcACACACAAACCTGCCTGGCCACCCAGCCTGCCCCAGCCTAGGTCTATAAACCCCCCACGGCCTCGCCTCCTATTGTACAGAGGCTGGGAGTTGGCACCATGCTGCTGAATTTCAGTGGCCTTCAGGCCCTGGTGACAGGGCAGGGAAAGATGAGTGTGAGCGAGGCAGGTGGGGGTGTGTGACGGACCGAGGTTAGAGAGCAAGGTGACCAGACCCAGAGCCTCACAGGCCCATGCTGGGGCCTGCAAGTCCCTTTGTGCCCGAGCTGGCTGATCTGGGCCTGGATTGCTCCCTACCACCCAGCAGGCCCCATTGGGACAGGATGCTAGCCTCTCCCTGGTCAATGCAAGAGCCCTCCTGTGAGGGAGGCCCTCAGAATCAGTCTGGGCAGATGGGGGGGACCCAGCCAAGGCCTCTTCCCTCGGCCCAGCAGGAAGGGGCTGCCCTCTGGGCCTCCCTTGGCCAGATCCTGAATGGCCGGacccctgacccccaggccacCACTCTCTGGCCAGCACTGTCTCACCGCTCTCTCCTGAGCAGCAAATCTGCTGCCCCCACCCACAGCCTTGGCCCAGACATATTGCACCATCTGGCTGCCCCGTGCACCCCTGCAGAGATCGGGTGGGACACCATGAAGGCCCTGCACGCCTCAAGAGCCAGAGTGGTGGCTGTGAGCCGTACCAGTGCTGACCTGGTCAGCCTCTCCAAGGAGGTGAGGTGTGCAGCTCCACCATGGGCCAGTCCTGTGACCCTCCAGGATGCCTCACCAACTTGCCAGGATGTCCCCTTTGGTCACTGGCCAATGCCTTCCCCCAGGGCCCCGGGGTAGAGCCCGTGTGCACGGATCTGGGTGACTGGGATGCCACGGAGCAGAAGCTGGGCGGTGTGGGCCCTGTGGACGTGCTGATGAACAATGCCGCTGTGGCGCTGCTGCAGCCCTTCCTGGAGACCACCAAGGAGGACTTCGACAGGTGAGGAGTAGGAGAGGAGATGGGCTGCTGAGGAAGTGGACCGGGCATGGCCATGGTCTGTCTGActgtcccctctccccccaggTCCTTCAGTGTGAAACTGCACTGTGTTCCAGGTGTCTCAGGTGAGCCAGTGGGAGGATGTGGCCCAGTGCAGACATGGCCCAAGGGGGGGGTGCAGTGGGGTCAGGCTGCCCCGTCTCTTGGCTTCCAGATTGTGGCCCAGGGCATGATCAGCCACGGAGTGCCTGGCTCCAGCGTGAATGTCTCCAGCATGGCAGCCCATG
Protein-coding sequences here:
- the LOC131746060 gene encoding LOW QUALITY PROTEIN: carbonyl reductase [NADPH] 2-like (The sequence of the model RefSeq protein was modified relative to this genomic sequence to represent the inferred CDS: inserted 2 bases in 1 codon): MLLNFSGLQALVTGQGKMSIGWDTMKALHASRARVVAVSRTSADLVSLSKEGPGVEPVCTDLGDWDATEQKLGGVGPVDVLMNNAAVALLQPFLETTKEDFDRSFSVKLXTVFQVSQIVAQGMISHGVPGSSVNVSSMAAHVTLPSLAAYSSTKGAMTILTKAMAMELGPHKIRVNSVNPTVVLTAMGQQASSDPEFARKLKERHPLRPFAEVEDVVNSILFLLSDRSASTSGSGIFVDAGYLAS